A region of the Pseudarthrobacter oxydans genome:
CACGGGCCACCAGCGAAACGAGTTCAATCTCCGCGCCGGCAAGGTGGATGGTGGCGGGTGCACAGATCAGATTGTTGATGTCCGGGCAGGGCGCCACTACGTCCGCGAGCGGGACGTCGTTTATCAGGACATCGTAGATGCTGTCCACGTCGGCATGGTGCTCGATTCCCAGGGCGGTGGACGCGTTTCCCTGAGGGTCGATATCAATGACCAGGACATTCAATCCTGCCGCGGCAAGGGCGGCAGCAATATTGACGGTGGTGGTGGTCTTTCCTACCCCACCCTTCTGGTTCGAGACAGTAAAAACGCGCGTGTTCTCCGGACGGGGAAGCTTCCGGCCCACCAGCCGTTCACGGCGTTTGGTCTCATGTGCCAATTCGCGGGCGATCGGGCTGGAATCATCAATGGCGTCGATGATGTTGGATCTACCGGAGACGGTTGTTTCACGTGAAACGGCCATGGCGTTGGCGCCTGCCGCAACCCTTTCCGGATGAATTCCACCCCTGGCCGGGGGCACAATGGGACCAGCGACGGAACGTGC
Encoded here:
- a CDS encoding ParA family protein, with translation MTSSEASTQRIPPFVSLGSARSVAGPIVPPARGGIHPERVAAGANAMAVSRETTVSGRSNIIDAIDDSSPIARELAHETKRRERLVGRKLPRPENTRVFTVSNQKGGVGKTTTTVNIAAALAAAGLNVLVIDIDPQGNASTALGIEHHADVDSIYDVLINDVPLADVVAPCPDINNLICAPATIHLAGAEIELVSLVAREQRLRRAIDVYAKAREKNGEQRLDYIFIDCPPSLGLLTVNAFCAANEVLIPIQCEYYALEGLSQLLKNIEMIQKHLNADLVVSTILLTMYDGRTNLAAQVAAEVRQHFPDQVLSAVVPRSVRISEAPSYQQTVMTYDPSSSGALSYLEAAAEIAER